DNA from Arthrobacter sp. FW305-BF8:
GCCGCTTACCCGGCGCAGCGAGTAGCGGTCCAGTACGAGGGCTCGCACCACAATGCGGCCGACCAGTACCTGCGGGATATCCGGCGGGCGGACATTGCGGCAGAGCATGGCTGGCTTGAGGTCCGGGTGTCGAAGTTCGACCTCGCCGGTGACCGTCCCGCCGTCGTCGGCAAGGTCCGGGCGGCGCTGCAGAGCCGGGGCTGGCGCGCGAGATGACACTTCGCGGCAGTGTTGGCGCCGAAGACTGCCGTTAAGTGCCATCTCACAAACAGCCGCAAGTGTTACCCGGCCGGGTGACCCAAACCACGGCGCGTGCAAAGAAATGGCTAGGATGGTTCCTAGCCGACGAGGTTCACTCCAGGGTCAACAAAACCCGCAGACGAAATTCGATTTAGGAGTCAGCATGCCCATTGCAACCCCAGATATCTATGCCGACATGATCGACCGCGCCAAGAAGGGCGGCTTCGCGTTCCCGGCCGTCAACGTCACGTCTTCCCAGACCCTGAACGCGGCCCTGCGCGGTTTCGCCGAGGCCGAGTCTGACGGCATCGTCCAGGTCTCCACCGGTGGTGCTGCATACTGGTCCGGCGCCTCCACCAAGGACATGGTTGCCGGTTCGCTGGGCTTCGCCGCGTTCGCCCGCGAGGTGGCCAAGAACTACAACGTGAACATCGCGCTGCACACGGATCACTGCCCCAAGGACAAGCTGGACGGTTTCGTCCTGCCGCTGCTGGCCGCTTCCGAGGCCGAGGTCAAGGCCGGCCGGAACCCGCTGTTCAACTCGCACATGTGGGACGGCTCCGCCGAGACCCTGGACGAGAACCTGCGCATTGCCCGCGAACTGCTCGAGCGTACCGCGGCCGCAAAGATGATCCTCGAGGTTGAAATCGGCACCGTCGGCGGCGAGGAAGACGGCGTCGAGCACGAGATCAACGAGAAGCTCTACACCACGGTGGACGACGCCCTCGCCACCATCGAGGCTCTCGGCGCCGGCGAGAACGGCCGCTACATCACCGCCCTGACCTTCGGCAACGTGCACGGCGTGTACAAGCCGGGCGGAGTGAAGCTGCGCCCGGAGATCCTGAAGGACATCCAGGCCCAGGTCGGTGCCCGGATCGGCAAGGAGAACCCGTTCGACCTGGTCTTCCACGGCGGTTCCGGCTCCTCTGACCAGGAAATCGCGGACGCCGTGTCCTACGGCACCATCAAGATGAACATCGACACGGACACCCAGTACGCGTACACCCGTCCGGTGGCTGACCACATGTTCCGCAACTACGACGGCGTCCTGAAGGTCGACGGCGAAGTGGGCAACAAGAAGACCTACGACCCCCGCGTCTGGGGCGCTTCCGCTGAGGCCGGCCTCGCCGCACGCGTTGTCGAGGCAACCCAGCAGCTGGGCTCCGCGGGCAAGACCTTCTAGTCATGTCCGACGAGTTCCGCAAGAACCTTATGGGTCCCGAGCCCACGCTCCTGCCCGCTGAGACCGAGGTGTACCAGCACCTCGCGCTCGGCGCCGAGGCGCTGGACCTCGTGGAAAAGCACCCCACGTCGTCGCTGTTGTGGGCCGTGCTGGCCGAGGAGGCGTGGTCGGAAGGCCGCACCATCGATTCCTACGCCTACGCACGGGTCGGCTACCACCGCGGCCTGGACTCGCTCCGCCGCAACGGCTGGCGGGGCGTGGGTCCCATCCCGTGGGAGCACGAGCCCAACCGCGGCTTCCTGCGGGCGCTTTACTCGCTGGGCCGCGCCTCCGCCGCCATCAACGAGGCGGAGGAACCTCAGCGCATCGAGAAGTTCCTCAACGACTCTGACCCCGCGGCCAAGGCTGCCATCGAGGGCAAGTAGTACAACCAAGTTAAATACGACGGCGGGCGGTCACCTTCCTTGGAAAAGGTGACCGCCCGCCGTCGTTGGTTGAGCTTGCCGAAACCTAGATCGCGGGGTTGTTAGCTGGCCCTCTGCAGGCCGGTGCGGGCCATGGCGTCGGCGTAGGCAACGTGCATCTCGTCGAGGTACTGCTTCTGCCGCTCGGGGCTTCCGGCGAAGGAGCGGCCGCTGAGCGAACGGACCTTGTAGGTCTTGAGCCCCCGGCGCCAGAGCAGCGGAACCTCGGTCTTGAGCAGCAGGCCTGCGAGGCGGTTGGCCTCGGTGCCGTGGGCCACGATGACCGAGGCGCGGGGG
Protein-coding regions in this window:
- a CDS encoding DUF3151 domain-containing protein; this translates as MSDEFRKNLMGPEPTLLPAETEVYQHLALGAEALDLVEKHPTSSLLWAVLAEEAWSEGRTIDSYAYARVGYHRGLDSLRRNGWRGVGPIPWEHEPNRGFLRALYSLGRASAAINEAEEPQRIEKFLNDSDPAAKAAIEGK
- the fbaA gene encoding class II fructose-bisphosphate aldolase, which encodes MPIATPDIYADMIDRAKKGGFAFPAVNVTSSQTLNAALRGFAEAESDGIVQVSTGGAAYWSGASTKDMVAGSLGFAAFAREVAKNYNVNIALHTDHCPKDKLDGFVLPLLAASEAEVKAGRNPLFNSHMWDGSAETLDENLRIARELLERTAAAKMILEVEIGTVGGEEDGVEHEINEKLYTTVDDALATIEALGAGENGRYITALTFGNVHGVYKPGGVKLRPEILKDIQAQVGARIGKENPFDLVFHGGSGSSDQEIADAVSYGTIKMNIDTDTQYAYTRPVADHMFRNYDGVLKVDGEVGNKKTYDPRVWGASAEAGLAARVVEATQQLGSAGKTF